The following coding sequences lie in one Halorarum halophilum genomic window:
- a CDS encoding zinc-dependent alcohol dehydrogenase, with the protein MGDRARTLFFDSPGEVSLRERSIPEPGPEEVLVETRVSAISAGTELLVYRGDVPEELSVGPTLAAFEDGAEEFSYPLAYGYAAVGTVTDRGDDVDEAWEGRTVFAFNPHESHFLASPDALVPVPASLSAEAATLLPTAETATSLVLDAAPRVGERAVVHGAGVVGLFTTTLLAEFPLAELAVVDPLADRRAVAERLGADTTLHPDEVGELGDRRAADENEGMDLAVEISGEPAALDDAIDAVGYDGRVVVGSWYGTKRTDLNLGGRFHRSRIDLQSSQVSTIAPELRGRWTSDRRLDRALDVLEGVPVEEVVTHRVPFADAPTAYELLADQSDGSPLQVLLTYD; encoded by the coding sequence ATGGGCGACCGGGCGCGGACGCTGTTCTTCGACTCGCCCGGGGAGGTGTCGCTCAGGGAACGGTCGATCCCGGAGCCGGGTCCGGAGGAGGTCCTGGTCGAGACGCGGGTCTCGGCGATCAGCGCCGGCACGGAACTGCTCGTCTACCGGGGCGACGTGCCCGAGGAGCTGTCGGTCGGGCCGACGCTCGCGGCGTTCGAGGACGGTGCCGAGGAGTTCTCGTACCCGCTGGCGTACGGCTACGCGGCCGTCGGGACGGTGACGGACCGCGGCGACGACGTCGACGAGGCGTGGGAGGGGCGGACGGTCTTCGCGTTCAACCCCCACGAGAGCCACTTCCTCGCCAGCCCGGACGCGCTGGTCCCCGTCCCGGCGTCGCTCTCGGCCGAGGCGGCCACGCTGCTCCCGACGGCCGAGACGGCGACGTCGCTCGTGCTCGACGCCGCGCCTCGCGTCGGCGAGCGCGCGGTCGTCCACGGCGCCGGCGTCGTGGGGCTGTTCACGACGACGTTGCTCGCCGAGTTCCCGCTCGCGGAACTGGCGGTCGTCGACCCGCTCGCGGACCGGCGGGCGGTCGCCGAGCGCCTGGGCGCCGACACGACGCTGCACCCCGACGAGGTCGGCGAACTCGGCGATCGGCGGGCCGCCGACGAGAATGAGGGGATGGACCTCGCGGTCGAGATCTCGGGCGAACCGGCCGCGCTGGACGACGCGATCGACGCCGTCGGCTACGACGGTCGCGTCGTCGTCGGGTCGTGGTACGGGACGAAGCGGACCGACCTGAACCTCGGCGGGCGGTTCCACCGGAGCCGGATCGACCTGCAGTCGAGCCAGGTGAGCACCATCGCGCCGGAACTGCGCGGGCGCTGGACGTCCGACCGGCGCCTCGACCGCGCGCTCGACGTCCTCGAGGGGGTCCCGGTCGAGGAGGTCGTCACCCACCGCGTTCCCTTCGCGGACGCGCCGACCGCGTACGAACTGCTGGCGGACCAATCCGACGGCTCGCCGCTCCAGGTGCTGTTGACGTACGACTGA
- a CDS encoding CDP-alcohol phosphatidyltransferase family protein translates to MSEATGLSIGRRCRVEVALAALVGAIGLLVGLHLAGRYLTMGTALRWTTVSGMVVGFELGYLWTHLDAGRVERAGDRVRRSLGVANVVTLTRGGLYAVVAGFVVVPPHEPLLWVPAASYGAGAALDWFDGVVARELGRTTELGTRLDLAFDTLGFVVAPLVAVVWGRLPVWYLSLSAARYVFKAGVAWRRRRGHPVFALPESRVRRPLAAFQMVFITVALAPVLPAGVLRVAAAVALLPSLLVFLRDYLVVSGRLDGRNAQ, encoded by the coding sequence GTGAGCGAAGCGACCGGCCTCTCGATCGGCAGGCGGTGCCGCGTCGAGGTCGCGCTCGCCGCGCTGGTCGGGGCGATCGGGTTGCTCGTCGGACTGCACCTGGCCGGGCGGTACCTGACGATGGGGACCGCGCTGCGGTGGACGACGGTGTCGGGGATGGTGGTCGGCTTCGAACTCGGCTACCTCTGGACGCACCTCGACGCGGGCCGCGTCGAACGCGCCGGCGACCGGGTCCGCCGGTCGCTCGGCGTCGCCAACGTCGTGACGCTGACGCGGGGCGGACTGTACGCCGTCGTCGCCGGCTTCGTGGTCGTCCCGCCCCACGAGCCGCTGCTGTGGGTCCCCGCGGCGAGTTACGGCGCCGGTGCCGCCCTCGACTGGTTCGACGGCGTCGTCGCCCGAGAACTCGGCCGGACGACCGAGTTGGGCACGAGACTCGACCTCGCCTTCGACACGCTGGGGTTCGTCGTCGCGCCGCTGGTGGCGGTCGTGTGGGGGCGCCTGCCCGTCTGGTACCTCTCGCTGTCGGCCGCCCGCTACGTGTTCAAGGCCGGCGTTGCGTGGCGTCGACGCCGCGGCCACCCCGTGTTCGCGCTGCCGGAGAGCAGGGTGCGCCGCCCGCTCGCCGCGTTCCAGATGGTCTTCATCACCGTGGCCCTGGCGCCGGTGCTCCCGGCGGGAGTCCTCCGGGTCGCGGCGGCCGTCGCCCTGCTCCCGTCGCTTCTCGTGTTCCTCAGGGACTACCTCGTCGTGTCCGGCCGGCTCGACGGGCGAAACGCCCAATAA
- a CDS encoding aldo/keto reductase encodes MDCAFVGAGAVAREYAAGLPDSPLRLTAVCDLDLDRATALADEHGAAAYADLGTMLEAEPAPLLVNLTSHEAHAGVTRTALQADRHVFSQKPLAMDADAAAELVALAEDRALALGCAPTTPGNPAQRRVAAALADGRLGPVRLAYAHAHVGRVTEWHDDPTSFLRVGPLYDGAVYPLTLLVAWFGPMERVRSADAVSPWPEREERRPERPSHVEATLAFADGPTVRLTASLYAPHRSREFNSLELHGDDGSLYLADCGAMADGRDLVRFARSGHEYTSMPPGYPAEEGSFLAGPERLAAGIERGRPSVRTGRRAAHVVATCAAIETLATENAPAERVAEGEPSVRIDDAGTEAEPRYAPDFRPTSTGVPDAAIRLPRVGFGCARYRDGEYVERADSIAAALDAGYRLLDSAELYGNEQRIGEILAAPGTPRRSALHLTSKVWNTNHEHVAEACGTTLAALGVGTLDSYLLHWPDAWEYQGPLTDLASLPADEQERLTFPRDEDGDVREGDVTLAETWRSMERLVDRGLTRAIGICNVPLDRLERLVGTARIPPAIVQVEHHPREPREALRSFCHDRGIRLLAHTPLDSGDLLDDDAVRAVADDAGVTPAQAVLAWSIRRGVVPIPSSIDRDHLVDNLAAGGLDLDPDLLARLDALGTSAEEGDEP; translated from the coding sequence ATGGACTGCGCGTTCGTGGGTGCGGGCGCCGTCGCCCGCGAGTACGCCGCCGGACTGCCGGACAGCCCCCTCCGGCTGACGGCCGTCTGCGACCTCGACCTCGACCGCGCGACCGCGCTCGCCGACGAACACGGCGCGGCGGCCTACGCGGACCTCGGGACGATGCTCGAGGCCGAACCCGCCCCCCTGCTCGTCAACCTCACGAGCCACGAGGCGCACGCTGGCGTGACCCGAACCGCGCTCCAGGCGGACCGCCACGTGTTCAGCCAGAAGCCGCTGGCGATGGACGCCGACGCCGCCGCGGAGCTGGTCGCGCTCGCCGAGGACCGGGCGCTGGCGCTCGGCTGTGCACCGACGACACCGGGGAACCCCGCGCAGCGCCGGGTCGCCGCGGCGCTCGCCGACGGCCGCCTCGGTCCCGTTCGGCTGGCGTACGCGCACGCCCACGTCGGACGGGTCACCGAGTGGCACGACGACCCGACGTCGTTCCTCCGGGTCGGGCCGCTGTACGACGGCGCGGTGTACCCGCTGACGCTGCTGGTCGCCTGGTTCGGTCCGATGGAGCGCGTCCGGAGCGCCGACGCCGTGTCGCCGTGGCCCGAACGGGAGGAGCGTCGACCGGAGCGGCCGAGCCACGTCGAGGCGACCCTGGCGTTCGCGGACGGGCCGACGGTGCGCCTGACCGCGAGTCTCTACGCGCCCCACCGGAGCCGCGAGTTCAACTCGCTCGAACTCCACGGCGACGACGGCTCGCTGTACCTCGCCGACTGCGGGGCGATGGCGGACGGGCGCGACCTCGTCCGGTTCGCCCGGTCCGGGCACGAGTACACGTCGATGCCGCCAGGGTACCCCGCCGAGGAGGGGTCGTTCCTCGCCGGCCCGGAGCGGCTCGCCGCCGGAATCGAGCGGGGGCGACCGTCGGTGCGGACGGGACGACGCGCCGCACACGTCGTCGCGACGTGCGCCGCCATCGAAACCCTCGCCACCGAGAACGCCCCCGCCGAGCGCGTCGCCGAGGGGGAACCGTCCGTCCGGATCGACGACGCCGGAACCGAGGCGGAGCCGCGATACGCGCCGGACTTCCGACCGACGTCGACGGGGGTCCCCGACGCCGCGATCCGGCTCCCGCGGGTCGGGTTCGGCTGTGCGCGCTACCGCGACGGGGAGTACGTCGAGCGGGCGGACTCCATCGCGGCCGCGCTCGACGCGGGCTACCGGCTCCTCGACTCCGCGGAACTGTACGGCAACGAGCAGCGCATCGGGGAGATTCTCGCCGCGCCGGGGACGCCGCGCCGTTCGGCGTTGCACCTCACCAGCAAGGTGTGGAACACGAACCACGAGCACGTCGCGGAGGCCTGCGGGACGACGCTCGCCGCGCTCGGCGTGGGGACGCTCGACTCGTACCTGCTCCACTGGCCCGACGCGTGGGAGTACCAGGGTCCGCTGACGGACCTCGCGTCGCTCCCGGCCGACGAGCAGGAGCGGCTGACGTTCCCCCGCGACGAGGACGGGGACGTCCGCGAGGGCGACGTGACCCTGGCGGAGACGTGGCGGTCGATGGAGCGGTTGGTCGATCGCGGCCTGACCCGCGCCATCGGGATCTGCAACGTCCCGCTCGACAGGCTGGAACGACTCGTCGGGACGGCCCGGATCCCGCCGGCGATCGTCCAGGTCGAACACCACCCCCGCGAACCGCGCGAGGCGCTCCGGTCGTTCTGTCACGACCGGGGCATCCGGCTGCTCGCGCACACCCCCCTCGACTCGGGCGACCTGCTGGACGACGACGCGGTCCGGGCGGTCGCCGACGACGCCGGCGTGACGCCCGCGCAGGCGGTGCTGGCGTGGTCGATCCGGCGCGGCGTCGTCCCGATCCCGTCGAGCATCGACCGGGACCACCTGGTCGACAACCTCGCCGCGGGGGGGCTCGACCTCGATCCCGACCTGCTCGCCCGCCTCGACGCCCTCGGGACGTCGGCGGAGGAAGGGGACGAACCGTGA
- a CDS encoding glycosyltransferase encodes MARVAVVHNTLDLRSGADAVCLHVCEALQDVHDVTLFTLSHPPLSTLNGMFDTAAAVPVRTPPGSEFLGPALELVADHAGPLLAPRSVLLDCFVRRHAQGVDLLVSTANEFDFSRPSVQYVHYPQFNGRAVDDDDAGRLDPLWTRLAGLGDRRLPADATLVTNSSWTAEAVAERYGREPTVLHPPVDPIGGGLDWAEREHGVVAAGRIAPDKRTLDAVRIVDAVRERGHDVHLHVVGTAAPAYRSYVDRVAAAADAREYVSLETDVSRNRLESLLTTHRYGLSTKPDEHFGMTVAEYVAAGTLAFAPDSGGQRDVLDGAEEHLFSSVPDAAATVSRAIETGREPSLPRDRFGRDRFHRRIRALVADRL; translated from the coding sequence ATGGCGCGGGTGGCCGTCGTGCACAACACGCTCGACCTGCGGAGCGGCGCCGACGCGGTCTGTCTCCACGTCTGCGAGGCGCTCCAGGACGTCCACGACGTCACCCTGTTCACGCTCTCGCATCCGCCGCTGTCGACGCTCAACGGGATGTTCGACACCGCGGCGGCGGTCCCGGTCCGGACGCCGCCCGGCAGCGAGTTCCTCGGGCCGGCGCTCGAACTCGTCGCCGACCATGCCGGACCGCTGCTGGCCCCGCGGAGCGTCCTGCTCGACTGCTTTGTCCGCCGGCACGCCCAGGGGGTCGATCTCCTCGTCAGCACCGCCAACGAGTTCGACTTCTCCCGTCCGTCGGTCCAGTACGTCCACTACCCGCAGTTCAACGGCCGGGCCGTCGACGACGACGACGCCGGGCGGCTCGACCCCCTGTGGACCCGCCTGGCCGGCCTCGGCGACCGTCGGCTTCCGGCCGACGCCACGCTCGTCACGAACTCGTCCTGGACGGCCGAGGCGGTCGCCGAGCGCTACGGGCGGGAGCCGACCGTCCTCCACCCGCCCGTCGACCCGATAGGGGGCGGACTGGACTGGGCCGAGCGCGAGCACGGCGTCGTCGCGGCCGGCCGGATCGCCCCGGACAAGCGGACGCTCGACGCCGTCCGGATCGTCGACGCGGTCCGGGAGCGCGGCCACGACGTCCACCTGCACGTGGTCGGAACGGCCGCGCCGGCGTACCGCTCGTACGTCGACCGGGTCGCGGCGGCGGCCGACGCCCGCGAGTACGTCTCGCTGGAGACGGACGTTTCCCGAAACCGGCTCGAATCCCTGTTGACCACGCACCGGTACGGGCTCTCCACGAAGCCGGACGAGCACTTCGGGATGACCGTCGCCGAGTACGTCGCCGCGGGCACGCTCGCCTTCGCGCCGGACTCGGGCGGCCAGCGCGACGTCCTCGACGGCGCGGAGGAGCACCTCTTCTCGTCCGTTCCCGACGCCGCGGCGACGGTCTCGCGCGCCATCGAGACGGGACGGGAGCCGTCGCTTCCGCGCGACCGGTTCGGACGCGACCGGTTCCACCGGCGGATCAGGGCGCTCGTCGCGGACCGGCTGTGA
- a CDS encoding DUF7475 family protein, whose product MSATRGNGFLELDTVGSLHWAGIVLAAITGVLHLFLGFSFVTEPMGWSFIAAGVGFLAGCLGVLANYRRRLLYFLGIPFTAGQIVVWYVVNAPDLSALGIVDKVVQVALIVVLVVLYLRES is encoded by the coding sequence ATGAGCGCGACACGCGGGAACGGCTTCCTCGAACTCGACACGGTGGGCTCGCTCCACTGGGCGGGTATCGTCCTCGCAGCGATCACCGGCGTGTTGCACCTGTTCCTCGGGTTCTCGTTCGTCACCGAGCCGATGGGATGGAGCTTCATCGCCGCCGGCGTTGGCTTCCTGGCCGGCTGCCTCGGCGTGCTGGCGAACTACCGCCGTCGGCTGCTCTACTTCCTCGGAATCCCGTTCACGGCGGGTCAGATCGTCGTCTGGTACGTGGTGAACGCCCCCGACCTCTCGGCGCTGGGCATCGTCGACAAGGTGGTCCAGGTCGCGCTCATCGTCGTCCTCGTCGTCCTCTACCTGCGGGAGTCGTAG
- a CDS encoding mandelate racemase/muconate lactonizing enzyme family protein produces the protein MNAGVGWRDLSEGGRRRTESRDVEITDVECVGVAGNFPWNLIKVSTDAGEYGLGEAFTGPAGEYVEFLGPGLVGQNPFDLDRLVEHMTQLVSGLGGTKGYSQAAVSGIETALFDVVGKLTGLPVYQLLGGKYRDAVQIYADCHAGEALSGMSSSDPREMYSPEAYAEVAETVVDEGFSALKFDLDVRVDGADTATRRLSNSAIEHKVAIVEAVREAIGSDPTLGFDLHWNYGVPSASRLAGKLEPFDVAWLEDPVPPDTVAAHRRVTESTTTPILTGENLVRVEGFLPYLTEGAVDLVAPDIQKCGGLQEFRKIATLADAYNTPVAPHNISSPVGTMASVHACATVPNAFALEWHAREVDWWDDLHTGDPLIENGEIPVPESPGLGLSLDPDVLEAHLAPGEEPFEL, from the coding sequence ATGAACGCGGGCGTCGGCTGGCGTGATCTGAGCGAGGGCGGTCGGCGGCGGACCGAGAGCCGCGACGTCGAGATAACCGACGTGGAGTGCGTCGGGGTCGCGGGGAACTTCCCGTGGAACCTGATCAAGGTCAGCACCGACGCGGGCGAGTACGGGCTCGGCGAGGCGTTCACCGGCCCGGCCGGCGAGTACGTCGAGTTCCTGGGACCGGGGCTGGTCGGGCAGAACCCGTTCGACCTCGACCGCCTCGTCGAACACATGACCCAGCTCGTCTCGGGGCTCGGCGGCACGAAGGGGTACTCCCAGGCGGCCGTCAGCGGCATCGAGACCGCGCTGTTCGACGTCGTGGGGAAGCTCACGGGGCTCCCCGTCTACCAGTTGCTCGGCGGGAAGTATCGCGACGCCGTGCAAATCTACGCGGACTGTCACGCCGGCGAGGCGCTGTCGGGGATGTCCTCGTCCGACCCCCGGGAGATGTACTCGCCGGAGGCGTACGCGGAGGTCGCCGAGACGGTCGTCGACGAGGGGTTCTCGGCGCTCAAGTTCGACCTGGACGTGAGGGTCGACGGGGCGGACACGGCGACGAGGCGGCTCTCCAACTCGGCGATCGAGCACAAGGTGGCGATCGTGGAGGCGGTTCGCGAGGCGATCGGCTCCGACCCGACCCTCGGCTTCGACCTCCACTGGAACTACGGGGTTCCCTCCGCGTCGCGGCTCGCGGGGAAACTCGAACCCTTCGACGTCGCGTGGCTGGAGGACCCGGTCCCCCCGGACACCGTCGCGGCCCACCGGAGGGTGACCGAGAGCACGACCACGCCCATCCTGACCGGCGAGAACCTCGTCAGGGTCGAGGGGTTCCTGCCGTACCTCACCGAGGGGGCCGTCGACCTCGTCGCCCCCGACATCCAGAAGTGCGGCGGCCTGCAGGAGTTCCGCAAGATCGCCACGCTCGCGGACGCCTACAACACGCCGGTCGCGCCGCACAACATCTCGAGCCCGGTCGGGACGATGGCGAGCGTCCACGCCTGCGCCACCGTTCCGAACGCGTTCGCGCTCGAGTGGCACGCCCGGGAGGTCGACTGGTGGGACGACCTGCACACGGGCGACCCGCTCATCGAGAACGGGGAGATCCCCGTCCCCGAATCCCCCGGGCTGGGGCTCTCGCTGGATCCCGACGTGCTGGAGGCACACCTCGCACCCGGCGAGGAACCGTTCGAACTCTGA
- a CDS encoding HAD-IIA family hydrolase, with amino-acid sequence MTDIEGAILDLDGTVYRGDALIPGVEAAIAALRERDVDVLFFSNKAIERPAAYREKLAGLGVPVDDDRIVTSATVTAAYLREHHPGESVFLVGEAPLAEELSEAGVPVGPPAEAAVVVASMDRTFDYEVLTDAMVALEDADAFYATNPDRTCPVEGGEIPDAAGMIGAIEGVTGRELDRVLGKPSSVAVETAMDRLGVAPERCLMVGDRLETDVLMGNRAGMRTALVLSGVTDAEDLREARTAPGRTDETPSPDHVIDSLADVLSVL; translated from the coding sequence GTGACCGATATCGAGGGGGCGATCCTCGACCTCGACGGGACGGTGTACAGGGGAGACGCCCTGATTCCCGGCGTCGAGGCGGCGATCGCCGCCCTCCGCGAACGGGACGTCGACGTGCTGTTCTTCTCGAACAAGGCCATCGAACGGCCCGCGGCCTACCGCGAGAAACTCGCCGGGCTCGGGGTGCCGGTCGACGACGACCGGATCGTCACCTCGGCCACCGTGACCGCGGCGTACCTCCGCGAGCACCACCCCGGCGAGTCCGTGTTCCTCGTCGGCGAGGCGCCGCTGGCCGAGGAACTCTCCGAGGCCGGGGTGCCCGTCGGCCCGCCCGCGGAGGCGGCGGTCGTCGTTGCCTCCATGGACCGCACGTTCGACTACGAGGTCCTGACGGACGCGATGGTCGCGCTCGAGGACGCCGACGCGTTCTACGCGACGAACCCCGACCGGACGTGTCCGGTCGAGGGCGGGGAGATCCCCGACGCGGCCGGGATGATCGGCGCGATCGAGGGCGTCACCGGCCGGGAACTCGACCGCGTCCTCGGGAAGCCGTCGTCGGTCGCCGTCGAGACGGCGATGGACCGCCTCGGCGTCGCCCCCGAGCGGTGCCTGATGGTCGGCGACAGGCTGGAGACGGACGTGCTGATGGGGAACCGGGCCGGGATGCGGACCGCCCTCGTCCTCTCGGGGGTCACCGACGCCGAGGACCTCCGGGAGGCCCGGACGGCGCCGGGACGGACCGACGAAACCCCCTCCCCGGACCACGTCATCGACTCGCTCGCGGACGTGCTCTCCGTGCTGTAG
- a CDS encoding glycerophosphodiester phosphodiesterase — MPILIAHRGFAGDNAENTLGAFRAAARTAAMIELDVRRCGSGEVVVFHDAELDRLTDRRGTVAETSYDVLTDCDVLGSGEGVPLLADVFEAVSATVGVNVELKTVDVAAAAAEIAEAAPHDVLVSSFRPEALRVVDARSDLPLAFLFLTTVDDPVEQALSLDCDALHPPKGLVNADLVETAHGRGLDVNVWPVKTAAEASRLAAVGVDGVIADHDDVLG; from the coding sequence GTGCCGATACTCATCGCCCACCGCGGGTTCGCCGGCGACAACGCCGAGAACACGCTGGGCGCCTTCCGCGCGGCGGCCCGAACGGCGGCCATGATCGAACTCGACGTCCGGCGGTGCGGGTCGGGCGAGGTTGTCGTCTTCCACGACGCAGAACTCGACCGCCTTACGGACCGCCGGGGTACCGTCGCGGAGACGTCGTACGACGTACTCACGGACTGCGACGTGCTGGGCTCCGGCGAGGGGGTCCCGCTCCTGGCCGACGTCTTCGAGGCGGTGTCCGCGACCGTCGGCGTCAACGTCGAACTCAAGACCGTCGACGTCGCCGCCGCCGCGGCGGAGATCGCCGAGGCGGCCCCGCACGACGTCCTCGTCTCCTCGTTCCGGCCGGAGGCGCTCCGCGTCGTCGACGCGAGGAGCGACCTCCCGCTCGCGTTCCTCTTCCTCACGACCGTCGACGACCCGGTCGAGCAGGCGCTGTCTCTCGACTGCGACGCCCTCCACCCGCCGAAGGGCCTCGTGAACGCGGACCTCGTGGAGACCGCCCACGGTCGGGGACTCGACGTGAACGTCTGGCCGGTGAAGACGGCCGCGGAGGCGTCGCGGCTGGCGGCCGTCGGCGTCGACGGGGTCATCGCCGACCACGACGACGTGCTCGGGTAG
- a CDS encoding FAD-binding oxidoreductase, whose protein sequence is MNEYCRADAAAVARKHRAALDALAADLGEGTGSASATDLGGGVDAASATDLGDGADGQLVRPDDSTSDDGTPAYDEARTVWNGLVDRFPAAVAYARDAADVARILRTARETGLGVAVRSGAHSVAGTSVCDGGIVLDCGAMNRVAVDADAGTAVVGPGATWADLDGATAAASPTDLDAATAAHGFATPGGVVSDTGVAGLVLGGGTGWLTREAGLACDRLTRAEVVTAAGECVTATADRNPDLFRALRGGGGNFGVVVSFAFDLVPIPDELAVAETWYPLAEAPGLLAAYRDLLADAPPSTTVSPYVSRVPEGPAYPDAVAGDPGLCLLGVSTAPADRGANDLRAYRDLGEPLADRTTRPSYPELQSMLDDDSPAGDRYYWKSIAVDRLADDVIATFLDRARAAPGERDTALIWPLGGAVAELAPDETAFPRRDAAAVVNFEAAWSDPEADDEHVDWARDSVAAIRDLGGEGELPNFAGNETDDAAARAVFRDNYGWLRDAKTEWDPENVFGPSGRLSPW, encoded by the coding sequence ATGAACGAGTACTGCCGCGCCGATGCGGCCGCGGTCGCGCGAAAGCACCGGGCGGCGCTCGACGCGCTCGCGGCGGATCTGGGTGAAGGGACCGGGTCCGCCTCGGCCACCGACCTCGGCGGCGGTGTGGATGCCGCCTCGGCCACCGACCTCGGAGACGGGGCAGACGGTCAGCTGGTCCGCCCGGACGACTCCACGTCCGACGACGGGACGCCCGCCTACGACGAGGCCCGAACGGTCTGGAACGGCCTGGTCGACCGTTTCCCCGCGGCGGTCGCGTACGCCCGCGACGCGGCCGACGTCGCTCGAATCCTCCGGACCGCGCGCGAGACCGGACTGGGCGTCGCGGTCCGGTCGGGCGCCCACTCGGTCGCGGGGACCTCGGTCTGCGACGGCGGCATCGTGCTCGACTGCGGGGCGATGAACCGCGTGGCGGTCGACGCCGACGCCGGGACCGCCGTCGTGGGCCCGGGCGCGACCTGGGCCGATCTCGACGGAGCTACCGCGGCCGCCTCGCCCACTGACCTCGACGCCGCGACGGCCGCCCACGGGTTCGCGACCCCCGGCGGCGTCGTCTCCGACACCGGCGTCGCCGGGCTCGTCCTCGGCGGCGGAACCGGGTGGCTCACCCGCGAGGCGGGGCTGGCCTGCGACCGCCTGACCCGCGCGGAGGTCGTGACCGCCGCGGGCGAGTGCGTGACCGCGACAGCCGACAGGAACCCGGACCTGTTCCGGGCGCTGCGCGGGGGCGGCGGGAACTTCGGCGTCGTCGTCTCGTTCGCGTTCGACCTCGTGCCGATCCCCGACGAACTCGCGGTCGCGGAGACGTGGTACCCGCTCGCGGAGGCGCCGGGACTGCTCGCCGCGTACCGCGACCTGCTCGCCGACGCGCCGCCGTCGACGACCGTCTCGCCGTACGTCTCGCGCGTCCCGGAGGGGCCGGCGTATCCCGACGCGGTCGCGGGCGACCCTGGGCTCTGTCTCCTGGGTGTCTCCACCGCGCCGGCCGACCGGGGAGCGAACGACCTGCGAGCGTACCGAGACCTGGGCGAACCGCTGGCCGACAGGACGACCCGACCCTCCTACCCGGAACTCCAGTCGATGCTCGACGACGACTCGCCGGCGGGGGACCGCTACTACTGGAAGTCGATCGCGGTCGACCGACTCGCCGACGACGTGATCGCGACGTTCCTCGACCGTGCCCGCGCCGCGCCGGGGGAACGGGACACGGCGCTGATCTGGCCGCTCGGCGGCGCGGTAGCGGAGCTGGCTCCCGACGAGACCGCCTTCCCGCGCCGGGACGCCGCCGCGGTGGTGAACTTCGAGGCGGCGTGGTCGGACCCCGAAGCGGACGACGAGCACGTCGACTGGGCCCGCGACAGCGTCGCGGCGATCCGCGACCTCGGCGGGGAGGGGGAACTGCCCAACTTCGCGGGGAACGAGACCGACGACGCGGCCGCGCGGGCGGTGTTCCGCGACAACTACGGCTGGCTCCGGGACGCGAAGACCGAGTGGGACCCCGAGAACGTGTTCGGACCGTCCGGGCGGCTCTCACCCTGGTAA